Part of the Triticum urartu cultivar G1812 chromosome 2, Tu2.1, whole genome shotgun sequence genome, tggattatgtctatcgcaatacggttatttatttaaggagaataatggttactctgtttatttgaataataccttcaatggtcttacgcctaaaatgaatggttcattgaatctcgatcgtagtgatacacatgttcatgccaaaagatataagatagtaatgatagtaccacccacttgtggcactgccacgtaagtcatatcggtataaaacgcatgaagaagctccatgttgatggatctttgggctcactcatttttgaaaagtttgggacatgcgaaccatgtctattggtatatatgcatgtagaaactccatgcaaatggaccgttttgtactcacttgattttgaatcacttgagacatgcaaatcataccacatggacaagatgactgaaagcctcggtttcagtaaaatggaactagaaagcaacttgttggaagtaatacattttgatgtgtgcagtccaatgagtgctgaggcatgtagtggatatcgttatgttcttacttcacagatgatttgagtagatgttgagtatatttactggatgaatcacgagtctgaattattgaaaggttcaagtaatttcagggtgaagttgaaagatcgtcgtggcaagaggataaaagatctatgatatgatcatagagatgaatatctgagttacaagtttggcacagaattaagacattgtggaaattgtttcacaactaatacagcctggaacaccatagtgtgatggtgtgtccgaacatcataactgcaccctattggatatgatgcataccatgatgtctcttatcgaattaccacaatagtttatgggttaggcattagagacaaccacattcactttaaaaaggggcaccacgtaattccgatgaggtgacaccgtatgaactatggtttagagaaacctaagctgtcatttcttaaaagtttggggctgcgacgcttatgtgaaaaagtttcaagctgataagctcgaacccaaagcggataaatgcatcttcataggacacccgaaacagttgggtatacctcctgtctcagattcgaaagcaataagggattgtttctagaatcaggtcctttctcgaggaaaagtttctctcgaaagaattgagtgggaggatggtggagacttgatgaggttattgaaccgttacttcaactagtgtatagcagggcacaaagagttgttcctatggcacctacaccaattgaagtggaagcttatgatattgatcatgagacttcagatcaagtcactaccaaacatcgtaggatgacaaggatgcgtactacttcagagtggtacgtaaccctgtcgtggaagtcatgttgctagacaacaatgaacctacgagctatgaagaagcgatagtgggcccggattccgataaatggctcgaggccatgtaatccgagagaggatccatatatgaaaacaaagtgtagactttggaagaactacttgatggtcgtaaggctgttaggtacatatggattttaaaaggaagacggacaatgatggtaaatgtcaccattaagaaagctcgacttgtcgttaagatgttttccgacaagttcaaggagttgactacggtgagactttctcactcgtagcgatgctaagagtctgttggaattatattagcgattactgcattatttatgaaatcttgcagataggatgtcaaaacattgtttcctcgacgattttcttgaggaaaggttgtatgtgatacaaccggaaggttttgtcaatcctgaaagatgctaataagtatgcaaagctccagcaatccttctaaggactggagtaagcatctcggagttggaatgtatgctttgatgagatgatcaaagattttgggtgtatacaaagtttatgagaaactggtatttccaaagaagtgagtgggagcactatagaatttctgatgaatatatgttgttgatcggaaatgacgtagaatttctggaaagcatatagggttatttggaaagtgtttttcaatggaaagcctggattaagctacttgagcattgagcatcaagatctataaggatagatcaaaacgcttaatagtactttcaaatgacgAAGGACGAAGATCAAGCTcgaccgcggcagaatagagagaaaggacgaaggtcgtcccctatgcttaagacataggctctacagtatgctatgctgtgtaccgcacctgaagtgtgccttgccatgagtcagtcaaggggtacaagagtgatccatgaatggatcacaggacagcggtcaaagttatccttagtaactagtggactaaggaagtttctcggttatggaggtggtaaaaagagttcgtcgtaaagggttacgtcgatgcaagcttaacacctatccggatagctctgagtagagataccggatgcatataatggagcaacaatttagaatagctccaagtagaacagttatttggaataagctccaaatagagcgtggtagctacatctaggagatgacatagagatttgtaaagcacacacggatctgaaaggttcggacccgttgactaaaacctctctcacaagcaacatgatcaaacctaaaactcattgagtgttaatcacatagtgatgtgaactagactactgactctagtaaacttttgggtgttagtcacatggcgatgtgacttgtgagtgttaatcacatggcgatgtgaactagattattgactctagtgcaagtgggagactgttggaaatatgccctagaggcaataataaattggttattattatatattttcttgttcatgataatcgtttattattcatgctataattgtattgataggaaactcagatacatgtgtggatacatagacaacaccatgtccctagtaagcctctagttgactagcttgttgatcaatagatggttacggtttcctgaccatggacattggatgtcgttgataacgggatcacatcattaggagaatgatgtgatggacaagacccaatcctaagcatagcactagatcgtgtagttcgtatgctaaagcttttctaatgtcaagtatcatttccttagaccatgagattgtgcaactcccggataccgtaggagtgctttgggtgtgccaaacgtcacaacgtaactgggtggctataaaggtacattacaggtatctctgaaagtgtttgttgggttggcacgaatcgagactgggatttgtcactccgtgtaagcggagaggtatctctgggcccactcggtaggacatcatcatatgcgcaatgtgaccaaggagttgattacgagatgatgtgttacggaacgagtaaagagacttgccggtaacgagattgaacaaggtatagggataccgacgatcgaatctcgggcaagtacaataccgctagacaaagggaattgtatacgggattgattaagtccttgacatcgtggttcatccgatgagatcatcgtggaacatgtgggagccaacatgggtatccagatcccgctgttggttattggccggagagtcatctcggtcatgtctgcatgtctcccgaacccgtagggtctacacacttaaggttcggtgacgctagggttatagagatattagtatgcggtaacccgaaagttgttcagagtcccggataagatcccggacgtcacgaggagttgcggaatggtccggaggtaaagaatcatatataggaagtgctatttcggccatcgggacaagtttcggggtcaccggtattgtaccggaaccaccggaagggttccgggggtccaccgggtggggccacctgccccggggggccacatgggctgtagggggtgtgccttggcctatatgggccaagggcaccagccccaagaggcccatgcgccaagagagagaaaaaggggagagtcctaaaggggccttggggaggatggactcctcccccccttggccgcacccttccttggaggaaggggcaagggctgcgcctcccccctcttccttggccctatatatagtggggaaaaggaggagcaaccatacctaaggcctggcgcctccctctccctcccgtgacacatctccctcctcccgcagcgcttagcgaagccctgttggaatcccgctactttcaccacgccgtcgtgctgctagatctccatcaacctctccctcctccttgctggatcaaggcgtgggagacgtctccgttccgtacgtgtgttgaacgcggaggtgccgtccgttcggcgctaggatcatcggtgatttgaatcacgacgagtacgactccatcaaccccgttcacttgaacgcttccgcttagcgatctacaagggtatgtagatgcactctccttcccctcgttgctggtttctccatagatagatcttggtgacacgtaggaaaattttgaatttatgctacgttccccaacacgaaaCTCGAAAAACCAACTCGAAGGTGAGACACCGTCATCCGCCAGTACATCATCCCTATGAGAAAATAGCCTAACCTAAATTACTACCTGGAGCTAAGGTATTGGGATTTCCCTCCCTACCATCGGCTGCCAGAGTGGCAGACAGAGGGAAGGAGAATCCACGGGCGGATCAGTGGAGCCAGAAGGGATTGAATAAGTAGCTGCGGTCGCTTGCCTGGAGCGAAAATAGCCAGCTTTGTTCATTTGTAAATATAGTCACATCATCCACGACGCTTGCGAGAATAAATCTAAAGGATAATCGTCCCAAATACAAGAAATAATATAGGTTAGTAAATAAACTTAGCTAACTGTGGATGAATTGATTTGCTTCTTGGACGCAGTGGCTAATAACTATGTTCCCAATGGACAATGACCAATGTTGGCACAATTACTAGTTGATTCACTCCACCACACTTCTTCACCAGTGCATGCCCTGATTACACATAAAGAATCAGCTTCAGCTTGCATGTTCTTGCACCCCATGGAACTAACCAGTAGAAGTCCCATTGCATTGCAGTCGCATTTGTTGTTAAGGCACACGATGCACGACCATGTGAGAGCAGGTGGCCGCAATAAAATTCCCATTTGAGTCCCATAGAATGCCTCTCGTCGCTCTGACCCCTTTCTCTTCATAGAATGTTGCATCGACCAACTTCAGGAATCTCGCATCATGTTTACTCCATTCCTGGTTAGTTGGTCTAGGAGTTCTATGATACACCAGTACACAGTTTGATGCAAAAGTGAATATGGAAAACGACATGTTTGCCGTCACTGAGACACGTTCACTAAGAACATGAGATGTTTGATAACATCGAATTTTTGGAGTCGCTTCCAAACCTCTTGTGCTGGCTGACATAAGAACATGAGATGTTTGATATCTTGTGAAGCATTGATTACAAATAGTACAACTACCATTTAGCCATATGAGGATTTGCCAAGATCACCTTGACCAGAAGTCCGGAATAGCTCTATGTAACACCTTCCAACAGAAGATTTTCACTTTTGCCTGTGGTACATTCTCTGTTTTGAACAAGGTTCGACACCGACGAACCAACTCCACTTGAAAGCATTATCAGATTTTCGAACTGGTGGTGACACTCCACCTAGCAGGCCGACCTGACACTAAATGTGCCAATTCTCGTAAAGTACCATGCTATGAAATCTTCAAAGCAGTTCGTGATCTGCATGATGCGACATGCATCCAACGTTTTAAATATACTACGAACAAGGCCTTCATCCCATGTCCCGGTCTCAGGCATGATAAGATTAGAAACTTTCTGAATGACACTTGTGCCTCGTCTCATCATTTCCTTCCTGATCGGGCTAGAAGGAATCCAAGGATCCAACCAATGTTTATACTACTATACTACCATCTTCAATCCTCCAAATATAGCCCCGCTTGAATGTTTGAATGCATGCATACATGCGTTACCAGGTGAAAGAAGAACCCTTTTCAGGACACGCCTTAAGAATATGACATTTGGGGTCATACTTTGTTTTGAGCACTCTTGGAACGAGTCTGGTTCCATGATTTATCATACATTTAAACGCATAATGTATTTAAAAATGGCTGTCATGTATCTTCAAAATTATTTATTGTGTATTTCAAATATATTCATCATGATTTTCAAAAAGGTTCATTGTGTATTTAGAAACTATATTTCACCtggtatttaaaaaatgttcatcctaTATAAAAAAATTATCATGTTTTTTAAAAGGTCTATCATGCATTTAAAAATTGTTCATCGCgtatataaaaaatgttcaacatgCATTTAGCAAATATATATCATGTATTAAATAATGTTCTTCGTCTATTTTCTAAAATTGCATTGTGATTTAAAAGTTATTCATCACCTATTTTATAAAATGTCTGTCGTGCAAGTACTCATCGTGTATCTTTAAAAATGTTTGTCACGTTTAAAATAATGTTCATCATGTTTTATAAAATGTTCATACTTTTTATCAAATGGTTATCACCTACTTTGGAAAGTGTTCATCATGTTTTTAGAGAACAAGTTAGATGTCTGTGCGTTgcaagaaaagcaaaaaaaaaactAGAAGTGGCGGCATTTTTGTAGAGAGGAAGCACAAGTGGATTTGAATATGACACTTAGATTTGTCGCCTTTCGATTTTTGCAATTTTAGTATTCATTCTTAATTGTGAAATTTTCTCAAAACCACCGGGGACCTTATAACACTTTACCATCGGTTTTGTGTTGTACAACACATAGCCACATGTTTTGGGCTAACAAGTTGAGACCTAGCTGACACCAAAATTGGCAACTTGGGCCCATATGTCGGGTCCGGCAACACCCCTGCACATGGATCTCAGCACAAGGCCGATCACACTTCAAATTTTGAAACTAGTTCGCTATAAGATAAAAGCAAGAGAATGTTTTATTTTTCTCAAAACACCCATGCACACTACACTCGCTAGCCGCGTGAGCTTGCACATGGAAGACTTGGGTTCGAATCCTAGACCCTCTTTTTTTGCCCTCCCTTCTTTTACCATGATGAAAATTTATGGTTTTTTGGCTTAGGTACATGTCATTTTTTCTAGAAAAAGAATCTACATGGCAGTTTATAATTTCTTGAAATACGTAACATGGCATTTTAAACATTATTTTCACAGTCAATTTTTTTTGGTACATGGCAATTTTTATTATTAAGAGATGGCATTTTATTATTAAGAGATAACATTTTTTATTATTAAGAGATGTCATTTTTATTTGTTTTTAGTTATTAAGAGatattatttattattattaaGAGATGGTATTTTTATTATTAGGAGATTACATTTTTATTATTAAGAGATGGCATTTTTTATTATTAAGTATTGCCATTCTTAATATTAAGAGGTTGCATTTTTATTAAGAGATGGCATTTTTCTAAGTTTTTGTTTTCCAAATAATACATTTTTCTCTACAGAATGGCAGTTTTAAAGTTTAGCATGGCAATTATATTTTTCATAGATCACACGACCTTCTTTATTTTTTATCATACTTATTGTAAATTTATAAATTAGAGTAATGGCAGTTTTATAAAGTAGCATGACATTTCATAATTCAGATCAGGGGCAAAGTTGTTTCGTATAAGATAGCAATTTTCTGATACTGCTTTTTTTTTACATACATCGTGCAAATCtttcttttttactttttttttaaatttttgtgtgagatactcagCAAAGGCCTTGTGTGCAGTTTGCCGAGAACCCCGTGAAAAATCACTCGGCAAAGAGCCCGACACTTTGCATGTAACATTTTTCCATACTGTATAGATAATTCACATGAGTAACAATCTATGGAAAGAAATGATATATATTTTCAAATCAAATTTAGTTATGTTTATTGAATCTTGGCCAGAATTAATTAATCTTTACTTATTAATTGTAAATATGTGTGTTGCGACAAGCGATGATGATGAAAGCTTCCCCAATTCGAATTCACATTGCCCTGCTCCAGAAAAAACGTTCACAGTGCGCCCCGAACCAGTATGTCCGCTTCGGATTCTTCTGGAAGATTATTGGTTGGAGTCGGTtcttgtccggtagcatacacACAAATTAAACCGTCCAGAGAACCTCAGGCTCGAGACAAATTATTACAGCTTCCTTATAAACGTCCAAAGGAAAAAAAAACGACTATTTTCTGGCATGTCTCCTTCCTTTTGAAGAGAGAGGTCAGCAACTGCAAAGTCAATGGCTGAAGCTTCAAGTAGTAAATTCTTCTCATCAATTTTAGAACGATAACCTCCGGCCCTGATTACATCACCTTTCTCCAGTAACACCCTGACCACATGTTTTTTTGCAACTGAGAGTTGAGAGCACAGCTAGTCTTCTCCATTGTTGAGAAGATATTGTCTACCCCTTCCAGGTTGAGATACAGGTTGACCAGAAGGTCACAAGACTAACAAAATAATCAACTCCTGCGCTTTCCACAACAGAAAGCCAAAGAATAATGCAGTATTTATTTGGTTTCAGATACAAGCATTGTGTTTCAACCAAAGGAGCTACTTTTACACCTACTGGTATTGACTGACTGGCTGATCATGACCATACAGAATATGTGTAAATGTGTGCTTCCTTTGGAGGCCTCCGTATTGCACAACTTTTTATCTAAAAAATGTCTTCAAGGTAATCGCTCAACAGTCAACACCGTAGAATGCACCATGACAAATATTTCTGAGATGAGAATCCCAATGGCAGTACAGCGCTGATCCTTCATGCTTTGTTCATGATTAGTCAGTTAGTCAATACAATGAATAAACGTAAATATTTCTTACCGGAGAGACCTAGGCGTCTGCAATGTATTTTTACGGTCAGCAGTTCCTGGGAGTAGCTTAATGCTTCTCATCTTCAAAACATGCTTAGCACAGAACATCAAATTACTAACTAAAGTGCACTAGCACAGGCAACTAGATTTTAGATGAAAACACAGTTCATAACACACTTAACGCTTCACAGAAAAAATTAGCACTACTGTTGAGAGAGGCATAACCGAAAGTAACCAGGATATCACTGGTGACATGCAATGGTTGCTGAAATTTCAAAAATGCAAGCATTTAATGTAGAGCAACCTAACTTTCTGTAACATTATGAAGACAGAGATCATAGCTTAGTTGGAGCTTTAAGAGTGAACATAATAGTAAGTATCATCAACAGAGAGCAAAAGCAGTGCATCAACCATCACACAGTTATTAAACAGACTATTTTATACCTGGTTTGTGTTGCACTGCTGGGTCACGCCTTCTTGCGGCAGGAATGCATAAACGCCAGAGATTGGGTATTCCCAGAGGCAAGTAGCTAAGTACTTTGCCACAAACTTGGATGCTGATAAATATGTAATGTGTGACAGATATCCAAACATTCCAGATCAGAGTTACACTTTCTTCATCACAAAAAGGGGGAAACTCATATGACCCTCAGGAGTCAGGCTTGTTATTTCAATTTACCACCTCGTTTTTCAGTAGCAAGTTTCAAGTATACTCTTTCAATTGTCAGTCGAACTCTCAGGAGGCTGGTACTTTACTGGAAGCAACTCTACGTGCTCCCTTAGTTTCCCTTCCCCTGAGAAGAGAGATACTATTAACGAAATCGTTGAAGCTTCAACTGACAGCTGTTTAGCATCAAGTTTAGCGAGATAAGTTGCAGCCTTCACAACTGCACCTTTTTCCAGCAACGCCCTGACCACTTGATTTAGCAGACTGGAGTTGGGAGCACAGCCAGCCTTCTCCATTGCTAAAAACATATCATCAGCATCTGCCAGCAACCCTTCTTTTATGAAATTCGTCATCATTACACTGTAAGTCACAACAGAAGGCACCAACCCAATGGCTGATATAGTATCAAACAAATCCTTGGCTTCTTCAATTCTCCTAGTTTTAAACATTGCAGAAATCATAGTATTGAGTATCATGACATTAATCTTCACGTTCTTAGCACGTAATTCCTTGAACAGCTCTATTGCTTCATCAGTGCAATTGTTTTTACAAAGTCCACTAAGAACTATGTTGTATGTGTCAACGCCCACTGGTATGCCACTTTCATTCATCGTATGGAATTTTTCCTTTGCACAAACTGTTCTCCCAGAGCAAAACAGCCCATCAAGTATAATGTTGTACATAATAGTAGTGGGCTTAACCCCGCTGAGTGACATTTCCATGAAAAGACTCAATCCAGCGGCGATCCTTCCAATTTTACAGTAGCCATTAAGAAGTATACCATACGTAACAGCAGTAGGTTGGAGGCCAGCAGACTTCATAGCATCAAGTACTCTCAGTGCTTCCTCCACCTTGCCAACAAGGCAATATCCATCCATCAGTGAATTGTACATAATAACATCAGCCCGCTGACCAATACCTAGAATGAAGTCAAACATATCCTGTGCCTCcttcacctttccttctttgcaCAGGTCGTTTATTACAGGATAGAAGAACACACTGTTAGAACACAGACCTCTATTAACTGCTTCAGAAATCAATTCCTTGGCTTTCACAAAATCACCATGAGAGCAAGAACCCAGAACTAGGCATCGGTAAACAACTATGTCAGGTGAAACTCCTTGATTGACCATCTGATTAAATTTGTCCAGAGCAGCATCCATCCTGCCCATTTTGCAAAGTGAATCCATTATAATTTGATAGCTAAATACATCTGGGTTTACTCCTTGTTGCCTCATTACTTCGAACATGTGCATAGCCTCATCCACCAGTCCACGTTTAGCATATGCATTGATCAGTATGTTGAAAATATGGTGGTTAGGTACAACACCATTCTGTAGCATCGAATTGAAGAGACAAGTCATATCATCGAAGCATCCTTCTTTCGCATACCCACTAAGCATAGTAGAGTAGGAGACGATATCAGGTTTTTGGCCCTTTGCAGCCATGGAGTCAAAAATAACTCTAGCTTCCGTTGTCCTTCTATGCTTGCAAAGTGAATCCATAAATGAGTTCAAAGTGACAGCATTTGGTAGAACACCAACACTTACCATTTCCTTGAATACTCTAACTGCCGCCTTCCACTGACCCGAAGCGGAATATCCATGTGCCAGGCTAGTATATGTCCTGATGTTGGGTTCAATGCCTTGATCAAccatttgctgaaggaccacttCTGCCTTGTCCATGGCTCCGCACTTGCTTAGTGCGTTGATAATTGAGGTGTAGATGACCACATTAGGTTGAACTCCCAGTTGGATCATCCCATGGAAGAGATTGCACGCTTTGTCTACTTCACCTTGTTTAAAACAGCCGTTGATTACGATGCTGTAGGAGAAGACATTAGGCACACAGTCCAGTTCAGGTGTCCGGTGGAGCAGCAAGTCCACCGCCTCATTTGTATGCTTGGCCTGGCAGAGCCCCTTGAGGAGATTGCTGAAGGAGATGACCTCCAAGCGCAGCCC contains:
- the LOC125540172 gene encoding protein Rf1, mitochondrial-like gives rise to the protein MPTARLSSVFASSFKASLRKPRAPLAALAAATERVRAGTLSQEDAHHLFDELLGQAAAVPERGLNNFLAALARAPPSAACRDGPGLAIALFNRMSRGTGARVVSPTLCTYSILMDCCCRAGRPDLVLAFFARLIRLGLRLEVISFSNLLKGLCQAKHTNEAVDLLLHRTPELDCVPNVFSYSIVINGCFKQGEVDKACNLFHGMIQLGVQPNVVIYTSIINALSKCGAMDKAEVVLQQMVDQGIEPNIRTYTSLAHGYSASGQWKAAVRVFKEMVSVGVLPNAVTLNSFMDSLCKHRRTTEARVIFDSMAAKGQKPDIVSYSTMLSGYAKEGCFDDMTCLFNSMLQNGVVPNHHIFNILINAYAKRGLVDEAMHMFEVMRQQGVNPDVFSYQIIMDSLCKMGRMDAALDKFNQMVNQGVSPDIVVYRCLVLGSCSHGDFVKAKELISEAVNRGLCSNSVFFYPVINDLCKEGKVKEAQDMFDFILGIGQRADVIMYNSLMDGYCLVGKVEEALRVLDAMKSAGLQPTAVTYGILLNGYCKIGRIAAGLSLFMEMSLSGVKPTTIMYNIILDGLFCSGRTVCAKEKFHTMNESGIPVGVDTYNIVLSGLCKNNCTDEAIELFKELRAKNVKINVMILNTMISAMFKTRRIEEAKDLFDTISAIGLVPSVVTYSVMMTNFIKEGLLADADDMFLAMEKAGCAPNSSLLNQVVRALLEKGAVVKAATYLAKLDAKQLSVEASTISLIVSLFSGEGKLREHVELLPVKYQPPESSTDN